The sequence GGCGAAGTCTTCGTACTCGGCGAGCAGGTGACGGTCGGCGACCTTGCCGGCCGGGCTGTTGGCGTCCGGATCGAGCACCCACACCTGGTAGCCCATTTCATGCGCGGCATGGACGAAGAAACGGCCGAGCTGGCCGCCACCGAGCATGCCCAGCGTGGCCGGCGGGAGAATCGGGTCGATCGTCTGCATGGCCGGTGTCAGCCCTGTTCGAGCGGCGACAGCGCCATGGCCAGCACGGTGTCGGTCTGCTTCTGGCGGAAGGCGGCGAGCTTGTCGGCCAGCGCAGCATCTTCGTTAGCCATCAGCGACACGGCGAACAGCGCGGCATTGGCGGCGCCCGCCTCGCCGATGGCGAAGGTGGCTACCGGCACGCCCTTGGGCATCTGCACGATCGACAGCAGCGAATCCTGCCCCGACAGCGCGCGCGACTGCACCGGTACGCCGAGCACCGGCAGCGTGGTCTTGGCCGCCACCATGCCCGGCAGATGAGCGGCACCGCCGGCGCCGGCGATGATCGCCTTGAGGCCACGGCCGCGAGCCGCTTCGGCGTATTCAAACATCAGATCCGGCGTGCGATGCGCCGACACCACGCGCGCCTCGTAGGGCACGCCGAAGTCTTCCAGCACCCGCGCGGCCGCCTGCATGGTCGGCCAGTCGGAGTTGGAGCCCATGATGATGCCGATCTTGACGTCTTCGCTCATTGTTCAGATTCCCTTGCGCGCTGCGACACGCTGCGCCGATTCGAGGGTGTTGGCCAGCAACATGGTGATGGTCATCGGGCCGACGCCGCCGGGCACCGGGGTGATGGCGCCGGCCACGCCCTTGACCGACTCGAAATCCACGTCGCCGCATAGCTTGCCTTCATTGGGCAGGCCGGCGGGGATACGGTTCATGCCCACATCAATCACCGCCGCGCCGGGCTTGACCATGTCGCCGGTGACGAACATCGGGCGGCCGATGGCGACGATGAGGATGTCGGCCCGACGGGTGTGGGCGGCCAGGTCGCGGGTCTTGGAGTGGCACACGGTAACGGTGGCACCGGCCTGGGTGAGCAGCATGGCCATGGGCTTGCCGACGATGTTGGAGCGGCCGATGACCACCGCGTCGGCACCCGAGACGTCCACGTCACCGGCGGCGAGCAGCTTCATGACGCCGTGCGGGGTGCACGGGAAGAAGGCGCGCTGGCCCTGCGACAGGCGGCCGACGTTCTCGGCGTGGAAGCCGTCGACGTCTTTCTCGACCGAGATCGCCTCGAGCACTTCCTTTTCCTCGAACTGCGGCGGCAGCGGCAGCTGCACCAGGATGCCATGCACCGTGTCGTCGGCGTTGAGCTCGGCGATCTTGGCCAGCACGACCTTGGGGTCGGTATCGGACGGAAAGTCGAAGCGCAGCGACCGCATGCCGGCTTTTTCGCAACCGGCGACCTTGTTGCGGACATAGACCGCGGAGGCCGGATTGTCGCCCACCAGGATCACGGCCAGGCAGGGCGTGATGCCCCGCGCCTTGATTTCCTTGACGCTTTCAGCGAGCTGGGCGCGAACATCGGCAGACAGTGCGTTGCCGTCGAGAATGCGTGCAGACATCGGAACTGCCCTCGGGAAAAACCCGTGATTCTATCGCAGGATCAGGGGCTTGTGCGAAGCGGCATGTCGATCGCGGCGCGGCCCTTACCCCGCGCCGGCCGATGCCACAGCCACCGCTGCCCGCCCGCGCGCGAAGGCCTCGCGGTTGAGCTCGAGCAGTTGCGGCTTGCGCCGGGCAAAACGCGCCAGCACAGCCTGTTCGAGCACATCGTCCGGAAACGGCAGATGGTCGGCCATGGCGCCGAGCATGACCGTGTTGCCGAGGCGGATTTCGCCCAGTTCAAGCGCAATGGCCGTGGCGTCGAAGGCATGCACGGTCAGGCCCAGCGCGGCCATCTGCGCGACGGGGTCGTCCGGGTAGTCGAAGCGCCCGCTATTGACGACCGGCGGCACGATGCGGCCGATATTGGTGAGCACGCCGGCGCCGGGGCGCAGCATGTGCACCCAGCGCAGCGCCTCGGCCGCCTCGAAGCCGACCAGCAGGTCCGCCTCGCCCGGTGCGATCTGCGGCGACAGCACGCGCGCGCCGAAGCGCAGGTGCGAGGTGACCACCCCGCCGCGCTGGCTCATGCCGGCCACCTCGGTTTTCTTGACGTCGAAGCCCAGCGACAGGGCCGCTTCGGCGAGGATCTCGGTCGCCGTCATGACGCCCTGCCCGCCGATGCCGCAGACCAGAATATTGGTAATGGACAAGCTCATGCCGGGCTCCCGCTCTGGCGAATGAAGGACAGCGGCTGCACCGTTTGTGCATGCACGATGGCTTCGGGCGCACAAGGCTGCACGCACAGGCCGCAGCCGGTGCAGGCGGCGGTGTCGATACGCACGAAGGCCAGGTCCACCACCTTGCCCGAGGGCTTGGTCTCCTGCCCGCGCCGTGTCACATGAATGGCCGGGCACCCCACATCCAGGCAGTTGCCGCAGCCGGTACAGCTGTCGTCGATGACGCGGTAGGCCGGCGTGGGCTTGTACTCGCCGATCAGCACACAGGGACGGTCAGTGATGATCACCGAGGGCTCGTCGATCTTGGTCTCCTCGCGCAACGCCTTGAACAGCGTCGGCAATTCATACGGATCGACCTTGCGGATGCGCTCGCGGCGCACGCCCAGCGCCTCGCACAACTGGGCGAAGTCCACCCGCGGCGTCTCGTTGCCGTGGATGTCGCGGCCCGAGCCGGGGTTGTCCTGGCCGCCGGTCATGCCGACGGTGCGGTTGTCGAGCAGCAGGACGGTGACATTGCCGCGGTTGTAAGTGATGTCGAGCAGGCCCTGCATGCCCATGTGCATGAAGGTCGAGTCGCCGATGACGGCAACGATCTTCTTGTTGGCGTCTTTCTCGCCGCGCCCCTTGTCCATGCCCAGCGCCATGCCCATCGAGGCGCCCATCGAGATGCAGGTATCGAGCGCGTTCCAGGGGTGGCCGGCACCCAGGGTGTAGCAGCCGATGTCGCCGGAAATCAGCACATTGCGCAGCTGCGACAGGGTGTAATAGACGCCCAGGTGCGGGCAGGCGACGCACAACGTGGGCGGGCGCGGAAACACCGTCTGCGCCGGCGGTGGCGCGGGCAGTTGCGGTGCCTCGCCCGCGAGCAAACGTTGGATGGCCGGCGTGAGGATGTGCGGCGACAACTCGCCCAGGCGCGGCAGGATGTCCTTGCCATGGCAGGCGATGCCGGCCGCCTTGAGTTCGGTCTCGAGCAGGGGTTCGGTTTCTTCGACCACCACCAGCCGCGCCACCGTCGCCGCAAAGCTGCGGATGCGCTCGAGGGGTGGCGGACAGGAGAAGCCCAGCCGCAGCACCGGCGCATCGGGGAAGGCTTCGAGCACATGCATGCCGGCCGGGCCGGAAGTGACGAAGCCAACACGTGTATCGCTGCCGCCCTCGAGCATATTGAACTCGGACGTCTCGGCCGCCGCGCGCAGCGCCGCTTCGCGCTCGAACATGAGTGGCAGGCGTGGCTTGGCATGGCCGGGCACCATCACCCAGCGCGCCGGGTCTTTGGTGAACCCGCCCGCTTCGACCGTCTCGCGTTCGCCCGGCGTCACCAGCCCCTTCACATGGCAGATGCGGGTGGTCAGGCGCACGATGACCGCGGTACGAAACTGCTCGGACAGCGCGAAGGCCGCACGGGTGAGCGTGTAGGCCTCCTGCGAGTCGGCCGGCTCGAGCACCGGCACATGGGCGAAGCGGCCCCAGAAGCGCGAGTCCTGCTCGTTCTGCGACGACGACATGCCCACATCGTCGGCCACCACGATCACCAGGCCGCCCTCGACACCGGTGACGGTGAGCGTCATCAGCGCATCGGCGGCTACGTTGAGGCCGACATGCTTCATCGCGCACAGTGCGCGGGCGCCGACCATCGAGGCGCCCAGCGCCACTTCGAGCGACACCTTCTCATTGACCGACCATTCGGTGTAGAGATCGGGATAGCGCGCCAGCACTTCGAGGATCTCGGTCGACGGCGTGCCCGGGTAGGCGGCGGCCACACGCACGCCGGCGTCCCAGGCGGCACGGGCGACCGCTTCATTGCCAGAGAGGAATTGCCGGCTGTGGGCCGGCGCGGGGGTTGCTGCTGCCATGCGCGTTGTCTCCGGATCCGGCGCGGGAAACGCACCGAACCCGGCAACGCCACCGACCGCCCTGCATCGCCATGCGATGCGCACCGTCGGGATTGACGGCCGGCAATTAATTTACCGACCGGTCAATCAATTTCGGTTGATGTGGATCAATCGCGCGACACTTATGTCGCCTAACGCCCCGGGGCTCAGAACGTGTAAATCAATCGACTGCGCGCATCGATTGCAGCGTTGCTCACTCGCCCATGCCTCGCCGATCGAGTTGTTATGTCTCGTAGGCCGCTCGCGTCGTTGCCAAATGCGGCCTTGCTCTCGGCTCTGCTCGCGACGATGTGTTCACGAGTTCTCAGGCGACAAACCGGCCCCGCGCCGCCTCGCAGGTCATCACCGACTGCACCAGCTCGGCCAGCGAGTTGGCTTCCATCTTTTCCATGACTCGCGCGCGGTGCACTTCGACGGTCTTGATGCTGATGCCCAGGTCGTCGGCAATCTGCTTGTTGAGCCGCCCGGCGATGATCAGCTCGAGCACTTCCATTTCGCGCTGGGTCAGCTGGTCAAGCCGGTGGGCCACGACCGCGTCCTGGCGCAGGCGGCTGCGGCTCTCGCGCTCGGTGGCCAGGCACTGCTCGATGAGCTTGAGCATGTCGCGGTCGGAGAACGGCTTCTCGATGAAATCGACCGCGCCCTTCTTGAGCACCGACACCGCCATCGGCACATCGCCATGGCCGGTGATGAACACCACCGGCAAGGTGGCGTGGCGGTCGCGCAGGCATTCGTAGAGTTCCAGCCCGCTCATGCCGGGCATGCGCACGTCAAGCACCAGGCAGCCGGCCATGTCGGCATGGTAGGCCTCGAGAAAGGCCTCGGCCGAGGGGAACTGCGCCACACGGTAGCGGTTGGACTCGAGCAGCCACACCAGCGAATCGCGCAGGGCCTCGTCGTCGTCGACGATATAGATGGTTTGTTCAGGCGCTTCGGATGGTCCGTTCACCGGCAATCTCCACGGGCAGCGTAAATCGAAAAACGGTGCCGCCTTCGGGATTGGCTTCGGTCCACAGGCGCCCGTCGTGAAATTCGATGATCGAGCGGCAGATGTTCAGCCCCATGCCCATGCCTTCGGACTTGGTGGTGAAAAACGGAGTAAACAGGCGTTCGGCGTCTTCGTCGCGGATGCCGTGGCCGCGATCGGCCACCGACACTTCGACCAGCCCTTCGCGCACCACGCGTGCCGACAGGGTCAGCACGCGGCAATCGTCCGGCGTGTCGGCCATGGCGTCCATCCCGTTCTTGACCAGGTTGAGCAGCACCTGCTCGATCATGATCCGGTCAGCGTAAACGGGCGGCAGGTTGGGCGCAATATCGCGACGCACGCGCACCGCCGCCTTGCGCGCGTCGATCTCGGCAAAACCGAGCGCATCGTCGACCACGTCATCGAGCGCGACCGGGGCGCGGCGGGGTTCGCTCTTGCGCACGAAATCACGAATGCGGCGGATGATCTTGCCCGCCCGCTCGGCCTGGAAGCTGGCCTTCTGCATGGCCGCCAGCACCTCGTCCTGGCGGTAATCGCCGGACTCCATGCGCTTGACGCAGCCCATGGCGTAGTTGGAGATGGCGGCCAGCGGCTGGTTGAGCTCGTGCGCCAGGGTCGAGGCCATCTCGCCCATGGTCACCAGGCGGGCGGTGCGCTGCAGGCGCTCCTCCTGCTGGCGGCTCATCTCTTCCATCTGCCGCCGGTCGGTGATGTCGGTGGCGATGCCCATGCGCACCACCCGCCCGTCCACCCAGCGCGTGGCCTGCTCGCGCACGTGGTACCAGTGGCCGGACAACGGGTTGCGCAGCTCGTCGTCGAACAGCTCCATCGGCACATCGGCCGGCTGCAGCTTGCGCGGGTCGACACGGTAGTCGCCCAGCTCGGGCTGCGGCTGGGTCACCGCACGGGCGCGCCGGCCAACCACGTCGAAGCCGTGCAGCGCCATGAAGGCGCGGTTGGCATAGAGGATTTCGTCGCTGCGCGCATCGGCCACGAACACCGCCGAGTCGAGCCCGTCGAGCACCGCCTCGAAGCGCTTGTGAGCCGCCTCGAGCGCCGCACGCACCCGCTTGGGCTCGGTGATATCGGTCACCGACGCCATCCAGCCGGTCTGCTTGCCGCTGCCATCGATCAGCGGCGACAGGTAGAAGCGCGCATCGAGGCGCTCGCCACTCTTGCGCAGCACCTTCATCTCGAAGCCCGAGGCCGGCGCCTGGCCGGCCAGCGTGACATCGAGGTTGTGCTGGCAACGCGGGATGTCTTCCTCCGGCCAATACGGGAACGGCGGCATCGCGCCGACCAGCTCGTCGGCCGACAGGCCCACCATGCGGCAGAACGCCGGGTTGGCGTAAATGATGCGGCCGGTCAGGTCGATGGCGCGCAGGCCGGTCACCACCGACTCTTCCATCGCACGGCGGAAGGCAGACTCGGCGCGCAAGGCCTCCTCGGTGGCCTTGCGCCCGGTGATATCGTGCGCCACGGCGTAGAACAGCTGCTCTTCCGACACCGGGTTGATGCTCCATACCAGCCACTTGTAGCGCCCGTCGGCACAGCGGCAGCGGTTCTCGAAGCTCACCGGCTTGCCGTTGGCCAGCAGGCGCAGCTGCTCGATGGTGGCAACGATGTCGTCGTCGTGCACGAAGTCGAGCAGTGGCCGGCCGGGCATCTGCTGCGCCGGGTAGCCGAGCAGGCGCTCGAAGGCCGGGTTGCAGCGCCGGAAGGTGCCGTCGGCGCTAAGAATGCTGAGAATATCGAGCGACAGGTTGAACAGCCGGTCGCGCTCCTTCTCGACCCGCACCCGCCGGCGCATGTGACTGCGCAGCAGCCACAGGCTCCACAGCATCAACACCGACAGGCCGACGATCATGATGGTCGGCAAGGCGCGCGGAATGGCCCCCACGGTACGGAAGGCCGTGGCCCGCAGCATCAGCCCGTTGGCGGGCGGATCGAGCGCCACGGCATAGGCCACCGATTCATCCAGCGCCTGTACCGAGGAGTTGACCGCCAGGGTGTCGCCCCGCGGCCCGATCAGCGCCAGCCGGTATTTTTCCGAGAACCACGACGGCACCAGGTGGCGCACGATGCGATCGATGGAATACACCCCCACCATGGCGCCAATGAAGCGTCGCCCATGGCGCACCGGTACGTACAGTTCGAGCACCGCCTCGCCGCGCGGATTCACATAGGGCTCACCATAGGTCGGTCGCCCGATCTCCCGCGCGCGGAAAAAGGCCACCGTCTGCGTGCTGGTGAGCACATCGCCGGCCAGCCAGTCGGTGGTGTCGAAGGGCGCACTCCAGCGCACCACTTCGCCGGGCTCGACCCACACCAGGTTGATCAGTTGCGGATTATTGGCAATGTGCTGGTTGGCACGCAGCTGGAAGTTGTCGAGGTCCAACGACCCGGCGGCCAGATCGCGCGCCATCTGGGTCAGGAATTCTTCGGTGCCCTGCATGTGCAGGCGCATGGTCTGCTCGGCCCACTGCACATCGCGCGCGATGGCATTGCGCTGCACCTCGGTCTCCTGGCGCTGCAACACCCACACCAGGACCAGCATGGCGACGGCAAAGACCACCACCGCCACATAGGGGACGGTCCAGTAGAGTTCGGTGCGCGCCTGGGCGCGCGCTGTGGTCTTTTCTGCCATGGCCTCCGGCCCGACGCGGACCCCGCGTGCCGGCGCCGGGTCGAAAGTGGATGCGAAGACGCATTGTGGCGGCACACCCACCGCATTGGCATCGGGTGATTCCCTATCCCCACCGGCCGACAAAACACCCCACCCGATACGGCGATGGCATATTTTCCGTTACAACTCTAGGGGTTTTCGCCAATGTCGCGCCGCTCGGCCCGGGTCTTACAGTCGTCAAAAAACGGGAGGAGACCCCACTTGCGCGCATGCCTCGCTGCATTGCTGTGCTCGCTACTGGCTTTGCCGGCGTGGAGCGCCGAGCCGATCCGGATCGGCGTGACCGGCCCGTTTACCGGCGGATCCGCGCCGATGGGGCTGTCGATGCGCGACGGCATCCGCATGGCCGCCAACGAGATCAACGCGGCCGGTGGCGTGCTCGGTCGCCCGATCGTGCTGATCGAGCGCGACGACGAGGCGCGCAACGAGCGCGGCGCCCAGGTAGTGCAGGAGCTGGTCGAGAAGGACAAGGTGGTAGCCGGTCTGGGCATCGTCAACACCGGCGTGGCGCTGGCCTCGCAGCAGATCTACCAGCAGGCGCGCATTCCGGTCATCACCAGCGTGGCGACCGGAAGCTTCATCACCAAGCAGTTCCAGCCGCCGCGCTACCCCGACAACTACGTCTTCCGCATCTCCGCGCACGACCGGGTACAGGCCGAGATGATCGTCGAAGAAGCAGTGGACCGGCGCGGCTTCACCAAGATCGCCATCTTTCACGACGCCACCAACTACGGTCAGCTCGGCAAGCTCGACCTGGTGCACTCGCTGGCCATCCGCGGCCTCGGGCCGACCCTCATCGAGCGCTTCAACCTGCGCGACGTGGACATGACGTCGCACCTGCGCCGCGCACGGGCCGCCGGCGTGCAGGCCATTCTCACCTACGGCATCGGCCCCGAGCTGGCGCACATCGCCAACGCCATGACCGTGCTCGACTGGCGGGTGCCGCTGATCGGCAGTTGGACACTCGGCATGTCGAATTTCATCGACGAGGCCGGTCCCAACGCCGAGGGCGCGCGCATGCCGCAAACCTATATCGCCGAGGACACCACGGCCCGGCGCAGCGCCTTTCTCACACGGTATCGGGAAACATACGGCAGCGAACGGATTCCTGTTCCCCCGGCCGCCGCACAGGGGTATGATTCGATGCTTGTGCTTGCTGCTGCGATACGTCAGGCAGGCGACACCGAAGGTGAAAAGATCCGCGAGGCGCTCGAAGCGCTTAAAGAACGGGTCGATGGTGTCGTTATGACCTACGATCGGCCGTTCTCGAAAACCGATCACGAAGCGATCGACGATACGTCCATCCCGTATATGGGCGAAGTCCGGAACGGACGGGTGGTCTTTGCGTATGAACGCGACCGCCTGCGTGCTGCAGGCCAATGAGCTCCACACCAGAGCCCATTTCACGATCGGTCGGGGGGTTTCTCCCTCCCTCCCTCACCCCCGGCCGATCTTTTTCTCCCCCGCGCAGCACCCCGCCACGCCCCGGTCACGGCAACACATGCCGCGACCATCTCACTGCGACCGGCGCCCCGCCCGCGCCCGCCACCCCCGCATGACCATCGCGCCGGCGCCTGCCCGTCACACACGACGGCCCGCCCCGGCGACGCACCGCTTCGCCCGCCCCCCCATCAATTCGCCACACATCCGCCCGCCGTGACGGCGTGCGCCCGCACCCGCGCAAGAGGAGGCCAAAACACGCGCTACGGTTATCCCGTATTGCACATTCTGAAATTGCATTTTATAGTACGCAAAGGTCGAAATGCGGCCAGGAGTGTTTTCGTCGACATCGCGCGTTACAGTGTCAGGCGATGGAACGACTTCAGCGATCTTCACGAGGAGAGGAGAGAAGCATGAGCGCCACGAATAACAACACCGTGCAACCGGATCCGGATGCGCAGGAAACCCAGGAATGGCTGGACGCCCTGAGCGGCGTCATCGCAAACGAAGGCCCCCAGCGGGCCCACTTCCTGATCGAAAAACTGATCGAGGAAGGCCGCGAGGAAGGGATCGACATCCCCTACTCCGCCACCACCCAGTACATCAACACCATCCCCGCCGACCAGCAGCCCCGCTACCCGGGCGATGCGGACATGGAGATCAAGCTCCACTCCTACATCCGCTGGAACGCGATGGCGATGGTCGTTCGCGCCAACAAGCACACCAACGTCGGCGGCCACATCTCATCGTTCGCCTCCTCCGCCGCCCTCTACGACGTGGGCTTTTCGCATTTCTGGAAGGCCGTCGGCCATGAGTCCGGTGGCGACCTGATCTTCTTCCAGGGTCACTCCGTCCCCGGCGTCTATTCGCGCGCCTACATGCTCGGCCGCCTGACCGAGGAGCAACTCGACGGCTACCGCCAGGAAGTCGACGGCACCGGCATTTCGTCCTACCCGCACCCGTGGCTGATGCCGGATTTCTGGCAGTTCCCGACCGTCTCGATGGGCCTGGGCCCGCTGTGCGCGATCTACTCCGCACGCTTCATGAAGTACATGGCCAGCCGCGGCCTGATCGACGCCGAAAAGGCCGCACAGCGCAAGGTGTGGGCCTTCCTCGGCGACGGCGAGACCGACGAGGTCGAATCGCTCGGCGCCATCGGCATGGCCGCGCGCGAGAAGCTCGACAACCTGATCTTCGTCATCAACTGCAACCTGCAGCGTCTTGATGGCCCGGTGCGCGGCAACGGCAAGATCATCCAGGAACTCGAAGGCGAGTTCCGCGGCGCCGGCTGGAACGTCATCAAGCTGGTCTGGGGCACCCACTGGGACGCCCTGTTCGAGCGCGACAAGAAGGGCATCCTCAAGAAGCGCATGATGGAACTGTGCGACGGCGAGTACCAGACCTTCAAGGCCAAGGACGGCGCCTATGTGCGCGAGCACTTCTTCAACACGCCGGAACTGCGCGCGCTGGTCGCCGACTGGACCGACGACGAGGTGTGGCAGCTCAACCGTGGCGGCCACGACCTGTTCAAGATCTTCGCCGCCTACAACGCCGCGGTGAACCACAAGGGACAGCCGACGCTGATCCTGGCCAAGACCATCAAGGGCTTCGGCCTGGGCCAGTCGGGCGAGGCGATGAACATCGCCCACAACACCAAGAAGCTCGACGTCGAGTCGATCAAGCGCTTCCGCGACCGTTTCGGTCTGCCGGTGCCGGACGACAAGGTCGCCGACCTGCCCTACCTGAAATTCCCCGAAGATTCGCCCGAGTACAAGTACCTGCGTGATCACCGCATGGCGCTCGGCGGCTTCCTCCCCAGCCGCCGCACCAAGGCCGAAGCCCTGCCGGTGCCGCCGCTGGACACTTTCGCCGCCCTGCTCAAGGCCTCAGGTGAAGGCCGCGAACTGTCGACCACCATGGTCATGGTCCGCATCATGAACACCCTGCTCAAGGACAAGCAGATCGGCAAGAACGTGGTGCCGATCGTGCCGGACGAGTCGCGTACCTTCGGCATGGAAGGCATGTTCCGCCAGTACGGCATCTGGAACCAGCAAGGCCAGAAGTACGTGCCCGAAGACCATGACCAGCTCATGTTCTACAAAGAGTCGGTGACCGGCCAGGTGCTGCAGGAAGGCATCAACGAGGCCGGCTCGATGGCCGACTGGATCGCCGCCGCCACCGCCTACTCGGTGCACGGCGTACAGATGGTGCCCTTCTACATCTGCTACTCGATGTTCGGCCTGCAGCGCACCATGGACCTGTGCTGGGCCGCTGCCGACCAGCGCTCGCGCGGCTTCCTGATCGGCGGTACCGCCGGTCGCACCACGCTTAACGGCGAAGGCCTGCAGCACGAAGACGGCCACAGCCTGATCCTGGCCAACGTCATCCCCAACTGCGTCAGCTACGACCCGACCTTCCAGTACGAACTGGCGGTCATCGTGCAGGACGGCATGCGCCGCATGTTCGCCGAGCAGGAAGACGTCTACTACTACATCACCGTGATGAACGAGAACTACGAGCATCCCGAGATGCCGGCCGGTTCCGAAGCCGACATCATCAAGGGCATGTACGCGTTCAAACAAGGCGGCAAGAGCAAGGGCCCGCGCGTCCAGCTGATGGGTTCGGGCACGATCTTCCGCGAAGTCATCGCCGCCGCCGAGCTGCTCAAGGCCGACTGGGGCGTCGAGGCCGACATCTGGGGCTGCCCGAGCTTCAACGAACTGGCCCGCGACGGTCAGGACGCCCAGCGCTGGAACCTGCTGCACCCGCTCGAAACGCCGCGCCTGTCGCATGTCGAACAGAAACTGGCCGACACGGAAGGCCCGGTGATTGCCGCGACCGACTACATGAAGCTGTTCGCCGAGCAGATCCGTCCCTTCGTCAAGCGCACCTTCGTCACCCTGGGCACCGACGGCTTTGGCCGCTCCGACACCCGCGAGAAGCTGCGTCACTTCTTCGAAGTGGATCGCCACTGGGTCACCCTCGCCGCCCTCAAGGCCCTGGCCGACGAAGGCAAGATCGAACGCGAGAAGGTGGCGGCCGCGCTGGTCAAGTATCAGCTT comes from Denitromonas sp. and encodes:
- the aceE gene encoding pyruvate dehydrogenase (acetyl-transferring), homodimeric type; the protein is MSATNNNTVQPDPDAQETQEWLDALSGVIANEGPQRAHFLIEKLIEEGREEGIDIPYSATTQYINTIPADQQPRYPGDADMEIKLHSYIRWNAMAMVVRANKHTNVGGHISSFASSAALYDVGFSHFWKAVGHESGGDLIFFQGHSVPGVYSRAYMLGRLTEEQLDGYRQEVDGTGISSYPHPWLMPDFWQFPTVSMGLGPLCAIYSARFMKYMASRGLIDAEKAAQRKVWAFLGDGETDEVESLGAIGMAAREKLDNLIFVINCNLQRLDGPVRGNGKIIQELEGEFRGAGWNVIKLVWGTHWDALFERDKKGILKKRMMELCDGEYQTFKAKDGAYVREHFFNTPELRALVADWTDDEVWQLNRGGHDLFKIFAAYNAAVNHKGQPTLILAKTIKGFGLGQSGEAMNIAHNTKKLDVESIKRFRDRFGLPVPDDKVADLPYLKFPEDSPEYKYLRDHRMALGGFLPSRRTKAEALPVPPLDTFAALLKASGEGRELSTTMVMVRIMNTLLKDKQIGKNVVPIVPDESRTFGMEGMFRQYGIWNQQGQKYVPEDHDQLMFYKESVTGQVLQEGINEAGSMADWIAAATAYSVHGVQMVPFYICYSMFGLQRTMDLCWAAADQRSRGFLIGGTAGRTTLNGEGLQHEDGHSLILANVIPNCVSYDPTFQYELAVIVQDGMRRMFAEQEDVYYYITVMNENYEHPEMPAGSEADIIKGMYAFKQGGKSKGPRVQLMGSGTIFREVIAAAELLKADWGVEADIWGCPSFNELARDGQDAQRWNLLHPLETPRLSHVEQKLADTEGPVIAATDYMKLFAEQIRPFVKRTFVTLGTDGFGRSDTREKLRHFFEVDRHWVTLAALKALADEGKIEREKVAAALVKYQLDPSKPNPMSV